AGCTTTGCATGATCACGGAGAGGATTCTTTTTTCCTGCGACATAAGCAAAAGCAGCAGGATGGACAGGTAGCTTATTTAGTATTTCTTGAGACACCCACCTTTGCACTGCCATTAACGTTGGGTATGGTATAGCAATCAATCTTTTGCCACCACGTCTTTTTCTGATTGGGAAAATCTTATAGGGATAGTTAGGTGATGGCCCTTCGGGATCTATATCTAAGCGTGATACTATTTGATAAAGTTCATTGTAGTTGGTACCCGATAATAGGGCTAAATGTTTCAGAGAATAAATGACTGGAATATTATTGGCAGCTATTTTTTTCCCATGCACAACTAATGAATTAAGATAGTTTGAAGAATAACCCTTATTTTTACCTTCCTTGTAGTATGAGTTGGGGTTCCAGCGTGTCATTTACTTAAACCTCACGTAGTGAGGATACATAGGGCATTCTGGCATGAAGGCGCTCTTTACGCGTGTCAGAATGGCCTATGTATGGTCTACTCCAAGCGGTGGCTTTCACAATGAGCGCCGGAATCCGTGCTCTACCATAAACCAGATAACGAATCATCTGGTCAGTATTGGTATTGGCTTCGAACCAATTACAGCTAATTTCCACGCTGGAACCCCATAAAAGTTTTTGGAAAATGATTAATGTATTCAGTTCCTATTGTCAATTCTTTGGCTTTTGGTTTTCGCCCTCTATTGAGGATATCGACTCCAAAAGTGGTAACATTATTATCAGGATCAATAAGTCCATACTTTAGAAGTTTCTGCAGTTTTTGGGCAAATTCATCTTCTCCTAAAATCAATATGGATTTAATGTTCTCAATGGATTTTTTCTGTTTTAAATAGGATAGAATCAGTAAAAAATGATGGTCTTCTATATACATAAGTGGGGTGTCTACAAGCTTTAAAGCAAGTCTATAATTATTAGCCATCCACAAGCTTTCATAGCTGATTTCATGGGAATAATCCTTAGTGAACAAGCTATAAAGCTTTTTAGGGATACTGCGATTTGGAAAAAGAGGATTCCAAGGTGTCCCTTTGGCGTTTCCTTTTTTCCAAAAAATGCTAGGTACATTATTCGGGCATCCATGCTGAAAAATAATAGGACTGAATAGATTCCCATAACCAGTCCCAACTTTCTCACCGTAAATCTGATGCGCATACTTGGAACAAAAAAGTCTAAGGTCTCTCTTCTGACGAATAAATGAATGCTTAATTTTTATCTTCTGCAGAAAACTACTAGTGGAAATAGGTTTTATTTTTGAAACAATTCTATTGATCCCTTCCTTGTGTGCTGCATAGGTAATTACCCAAAGCTTACACCATCCAAACGAACACCAAGAAAGAATACTCGGATTAATGAAATTATCCCAGAATTTTATAAAGCGATCTCCAGTACCAATAAAGTCATCTACAAAAACAATATGTTTAACCCTGCTATCCCGCATTGATTTCAATCTAGGCGTCAACTCTACATGATTTGGCAAATTTCGTTCTATATTTTTTAATGCATGGGCAATTCTGCCGCTACTATCGTTGACCGGCTTATCCTCTTTAGCCTGATTATAAATATTGGTAGTAGGTTTTTTTACTGGAAATAACGCAATGAATTCATTTTTATATAATTTTGAGCGATTCTGAACAAATGTTAAAATTTCATTTTGCAACCAAGATTCAAAAAGCTCAAGGCTAACATAGTGCATTTTGAGCAATAGGTAGCGAGCTATAATATTATCTGGCACGGCAAATTGTGATATCCAATTCTGGATGTGTATGTTTTGACTTAGTTTCAATTAGATTTGTCTTCTGTCTTTTATATTAAAGCGGTTTTGTTAACAAGTTCATGTGTTTATCAGCATACCCTTTACAAAAAGATTATTTAACTGTATATCATGCTAAAA
Above is a window of Desulfotignum balticum DSM 7044 DNA encoding:
- a CDS encoding phosphoribosyltransferase-like protein is translated as MKLSQNIHIQNWISQFAVPDNIIARYLLLKMHYVSLELFESWLQNEILTFVQNRSKLYKNEFIALFPVKKPTTNIYNQAKEDKPVNDSSGRIAHALKNIERNLPNHVELTPRLKSMRDSRVKHIVFVDDFIGTGDRFIKFWDNFINPSILSWCSFGWCKLWVITYAAHKEGINRIVSKIKPISTSSFLQKIKIKHSFIRQKRDLRLFCSKYAHQIYGEKVGTGYGNLFSPIIFQHGCPNNVPSIFWKKGNAKGTPWNPLFPNRSIPKKLYSLFTKDYSHEISYESLWMANNYRLALKLVDTPLMYIEDHHFLLILSYLKQKKSIENIKSILILGEDEFAQKLQKLLKYGLIDPDNNVTTFGVDILNRGRKPKAKELTIGTEYINHFPKTFMGFQRGN